The Dromaius novaehollandiae isolate bDroNov1 chromosome 9, bDroNov1.hap1, whole genome shotgun sequence nucleotide sequence CAGCAGGCCACCTGCTTGTGGCATTTGCTGCTGATGAAGTCCTGCACTTACCAAGTGGCTTTAGACAAAATCATGATGGGGTCCTGATTTACCTCTGGGGCCAGGTTATTGGACTGTAATGTTGAAGCAGTCACTGAACATAAACAGAAGGCTGTGACTCCAGCTGGCAGGAGGGGGAAATGCACTGAGGTTTTGGCAGCTGCTGTTACAATATTCAGCTATTTCACTAGCTCTGCAGGTTGTTTTGCTATTGATTCCAACCCCTTCTTTCTCTTGCCTTCATCTAATACTACCACCTTGAGTGATGGCAGTTGCCAGAGCATTATGCATTTGCTCACATAGCCCTAGTGATTCTGGAACTGCTTAACCATTTGGAGGTTTTCCAGTCAAGGCACTAAATACATATAGAGCAAAACACTTAGGCAGAGACCTCTGTGTGTTGTTTCCTCATCCCATTACTTAGTTTAGTGCAAGTTTTTACAGATCAGCAGAACTGGCTTTGAGATCTTTCTCAGCAGAAAGTAACTGCTCTGTTTGGGAACAATAACAAGCTCTCACGTCTCACTGAATCACAGAAGCGTTGGGGTTGGAAGGCCCCTCTGGtgcaactcccctgctcaagcacggtCACCTAAAGCAGGTCGCCCAGGACTATGTCCAGTCGGATCTTGAATATCCctgaggatggagacttcacaacctctctgggcaacctgttccactgctcaaCCATCCCCACAGTAAAAACCtcttttcttatgttcaagtggaatttgctgtgtttcagtttgtacccattgcctctcctcctgtcactgggcaccactgaggagagtgTGTTACTGCAAATTGGTTTCCTATAATTGTTGGGAGGACAGGGCTACATCAAAGGACCTGCCCGTTGTAAACTTCCCTCTTCTGCTCCGAGTATGAGTCCTTTGGACTTGATTTTTAtagaaagaaaaccacaaaaacaCAAAGAGAAGTAATCCCACAGATCCTAACAGAATACACACTTCAACagctaagagaaaaataaaacacatacaaCAGATGATGGGAGCAAATGACTGGACTCCCAGAAGCACTGGGAAGTCAAAGTCCCGTAGAAGAAGATAAGAGTGGCATCTCTGGCATTTTACTTGCCCTGTTATGACTTCTTTCCTTGCCACCATGGGAAGCTAAGTGGGCTTAAGAATTCCAGCCTTACTAGAAGTCAGCTCTGGGCCTCTCTGGTCTGTTAGGCAGAGGGCTTTGATAGACACAGCAGGAACTGAGGCCTCTAGGGCCTCTTCCTCCTCAGGGCAACTCCATGCCAGGGTATATCTGGTAGTGTAGGCCCCAAAAGGCTGCCTCTAGACAAAATCCTGACTCTTGCTCTTCCCAGTAGCAGCACTGGGGGGCACATGTTCAGTCCCAGACCTGTGCCAGGAATGATGGCTGACATTGTTAGCTGATGCCGTTTACACCTAGAACTTGTTTCCTCATTTCCCAAGGTTGGAAGGCAATGTTGGGGCTTCTACTTTTGCTTTATTTGCATAATTTTGAATAACATCCATAAATACCAAATAATGAATTttgggttgttttatttttccagtctagcaTAGCTGTGTTTGGAAGGGTAGATGAGATCTCTGCCCTAATCTTTTTGTAATTTAATTCAGAATTATCCTTGGGGACAGTTGAGCATCTTCGTTACTTAGTTCCTACTTGCCTGAGCAGTTTTTATCTTAGTTTATTGCCATCTGTAAATTTGTGTTGAGAACGCTGTTGAAGAGGCAGTGCTGTTACTGCTGAACAGCTGCTCCTCTACTCATTGCTGTGTAAGCCAACTGCTTCACAGTTCACGCCGTTCGATCATTATGTGAAATGCTAGTGTCTGCTGCCTTAATGCTGGTCATTTCTGTCCTGGTGAGAGTGGGATTTGACGTTACTGAAGGAGCTGAATTACATGTATCAGTGATTGCACACAGTAAAGGACATGTTGATCTGCTGGCTACGTGACTTGTGTTGCAGTTACATTGCAATTTGGTTGGGCTTGATTGTGTGAAAGTGATTTTTGGACTTGGTTTGAAGCACTGAACCTCCCTCCCccattcagtttttatttttattcttttgtcgAAAGAAAATGCCAATCTTTCTATTCTGAGCCTCCTCAAAGATGCTGAAAGTGTTGAAAACTGGATCAGTACAAGAGAGAAAGGTAAAAATGTTCTTCTGAAATACTTTCAGAACTGAGACAGACCTCCCTTCTCTCTCcgactttttactttttttcaaatCTATTAATCTTCTTCTGTTTCCTTGGCTTAGCACAGCTCCCTGGTGGAAATAACCTTGTTTTCCTAGTGCCTTCCCTCTTCTAATTTACCCTCTATGTTTTGGAGTCTGGAATTAGAAACTCTGTGATGTATGCTTTGTTGTGATTTCAAATTTGGCTTCCAGTAGAAGGATGGACTCCTCTGTGACCGAACTTTCCAATGGATATGACATGTGACTAAGGCCAAGGGCTCTTGCCTTCTAATTTGACTGCTGCCATTCATTTGCGATTCCTTTAGAAACATCTTTCACTGTTTATTATCTcagttttcagattttgaaatgtGCTGATCATTCCGGTGGTGGCATTATCAAAACCTGGTGAGATAGGTGCTCAGCATTAGAGTTAAAAGGCTATGATCAGAGGTTGCAGTCAGCTAAATATCTATATTGGTTACATTTGTAGAATTTCTGACTATAGCCATACCTGAAGTCAACAGACAGCAAGTACTATTTTTACCTCAGCAAGACTTGTGATTTCATTTTCTACTTTCAGCTTGAGAAATATCCAGACTTCATTCTGATGGttaaagagaaaaagactgaGAATCTCTGAATGTAGCTATTTGGTACAAAGACATTTCCTAAAATTAAATGTGTGGTTTTGATCTTTCTGCTCTCAGCTACTGATGTGCATGTGCTCTGATAACTGATACGTGTAATGCTCCTGATATAAACCTTCtccaaaatgagacaaaaaattTCTTTCACCTTTGCTTCAGGCTTTGATATGAGTACTATCCAGTTATCTAAGTGCAGAACAGTTCTGCATGTATTTATGCTGCATTTGTATAATTTGTTCAGTAACAATTACGTCTCTGGTTTATAGTGTAAACCTCCTCTCTGGATTTGAAGATGGATTCATGGGAATTTTTAAATCTACTGGCAAAGAGCAACTTCCATCTGACTTACCTAAATGTGAAATGCATCTTGGGACTGGGCTTTGAAAGATGTGCCCGAAAGTCATATTTTGGCCtctgcataaataaaaataaaaattaaaaagctttagTTAAGaagcatttagaaacaaaaattaagaacTAGAAATAGATAGACATCAATAACTAAAATGGCAAGTATAACTTCCAAAGTCATCAGTGTATAGTAAATGCATTGTTCTTAAGTCCCTTTTCTAATAATCCATACTATCGTGTTGCATGTTCATTGTTAActaattcttttctctttattcatAGACCCCAGAGCCAGTTGAAAACTATGTCAGTGAAGGAGAGTTTGAAGATGATCTGAGCTCTTCCATCCCGAGCACAATAGAGCTGGAGATACGTGGATCCAGCCAAGAAACAGATGAAGATTATTTTGAGACCCTATCACATCAGAGTGAATCTTTGTCAGATGTTAAAACTGAGCCTTATGAGAGTGCATCAGACACAGAATCTGTTGCCAGTGATGTAACTGGGGAAACTTGCTTGGATTCAAACTGcctttctactgaaaaaaaagatctgtgctGTAGTCTTCCTaaagcaaaggcagaaacaaCACTTTATGAACTTAAGCGCTCAAGGCAACTAGAATTTAGCCAGCAGGTGCAGTTAGAAGTGTCTTCCAAAACAAAAGTATCACCAAGGAAAAATGAACTTTGCATACAAATGGCAAAGTCAGAAGGTGAAGAAGTGGGGGAAGAAGAGCAAACATTAACTAGTGATATTTCCAACACAGACAATCAAGTGAGTCAGCGGGGCATTGTATCAAAGACAAGCAGAAAATTGGTAGTAGAAGGATTGCAAACTAAAGGAGAGTTTGAAAGCAGTAAAGTGCAATCCTATACCAACTCAATACCTACTGAAGATGCTGTTACAGAACAGAAGAAACAGCCTGCAGTGTTAAGTATTGCTTGTTTAAAAGCAAACTCAGAAAGTTGTTTGATTTTTCCTGAGGTGCAGAAACTTTCTTTCCAGTCAGATGCAGCACCAAGCTGTAGTTTGCCTAatattcattttgaaacaaatggAACTTACCCTGAAAGTTACACTGAGGCATCTGACTTCAACTGTGAACTACATCCTATGTCCAATATAAAATGCAGCAGGGGGAACTCAGTTAACAATGAGGAAATCACAGGTAAAAGGATAAAACAAGGAAGTATAGAGGCCATGTTGACATCAGATTCATTCTTTTACCAGAGCCGCCTCAAATCAAAATCTCAGCCACAACTCACAAGGTCAGAGATTGCAGAAAGTAAAACATGGCATAGTGTACCTGAAAATATAGGTGCCCAAGGCAAGAGAGAGTACGTGGGGAACTGTTATCATCTGACAGACAAATTTAGATGGTCATGCTCCCGAATACATCTTCAAGGGCTGGATTTTGAATACACTTGGAAAAACTTAGGAAGGGTAGCTGTCAGCcctgaaaaagcaataaaagtaGATGACAAATCTGACATAAAAAGATCCCTTCTTAATACCAGCATAGACATAAATAGGGGTCAGCTTTCTCAACTAGCAGGTTGCTGCCAATATGTTGATTTTAATTTGCACTCTAAATCAGAGACATGTGGCCTTAGCCCAGAAGCAGTAGGTATGTGTGCTAGTAGCTTATCTTCAGCACAGATAGATGCTTGTGAGTGTAATCCAAAACAAAGAGAGACTTTATCTGCCATGGCTTGTGAGCCAGTGATCATAAATGCTGAAGAACTAATGAAAAATGATCAGTACAAATCTAAGAGGGATCTGGAAGCACACAGCTTCACTTGTGATATTAATGTTGCATCTGGCATTGGTGACACTGAGAACCCAGTGGCCTGTCTTGTAGGTTTTCCTGATGTTGTAGAAAACAGAGATTGGGATTATTCTGTGAACTATGTTTCCACTGGtagaacacagcagaacacttTGGAGGACAATGGCCTTGATTCTGAATTGTCAGGTATGGAAGTCATGGTAGGGAAAAAAGGGTTAGAGGATTCTTCTAACATTGGCTTTGGTTGGAAAGTCCTGGAAACTACATTGCAACCAGGTGGCAGTAACACTGGGGCAGAGCACAAAAATTCAGTGCAGCAAAATACGAGTTGCAAAACTGGTGCCTTAAGGAGTCACTCTGAGCCAGTAACAAATGAACATCCTACTTTTCAAAGAAAGGATGAGGACAGTGTCTTTGCTCTTGAAATGACTCCCAGATCAGATTATATACACCAGGGAAGGCATTTAATGAATCTTCCAGAGTTAAAGCCTGCCTTGATTATAATATCTGTAGAGCAGAAAGGATTACAATCCAAAACACTGAATGATGACCTTTCTACTGAAACAGTAACTGGAACACTGAGAGACCTAGTGAGCAAGGATTTGGTGTCTCCTCATATTGTCAGCAAAGCTCatgatgatccagaaagagttcTGAGTGAATGCTATAGCTGTGAAGAACAAATTCTGTCCATCCACCCCTTTCCTAGTAGTGCAGAGGTACTCCCTGCTTGGGATACAgctgaagaaaaatcagaagtttcacaacagcaaatagaaaaaacagatttggtTTCATTCATAACAAGTGGAAAGGTGGAATCTAGGAGTGTTACTGTACCCTTGGGCAACAATATACTTGTTGCAGAAGACAGGGCAGGTAAATATGATGAAGCACTCTTGAAATCACATAGCAGAACTGGTGTTACGACTTCTGAGGTAGAGCCCCACAGAGCAAGGATGGATTTTGAGTTAGAGACAGAACGGTTGAAAAAGTCATGGGCGGCTGAAACAAAAGATGACCGGGTGACCATGGAAGAGGAATTCAAAGTACATCAAGGTAGAGAGGAAGACATGTATATAACCACTGCAGTAACACTGGAAAAGGACAGCATAAGCAATCTGTGGCAGGGAGATGGTGCTGATGATGACCTTCAAGGGCCCAACATCACCTCCGAACAAGGAATAGGCAAGCTAGGAACCAAAGGCTGTAATGGTTCAAAGGAACAAACAAATATTTGTGAAGATCCTTCtactagagaaagaaaagagggatgtGCTGTGGAAGACACAGCCAGCTCTAGCAAAGACAGTGCGCTGAATCTGGATGTGTCTGATGTCTTTAACTATTCTGTGAAAAGGGAGACCCATAATGCCTGCAGGCTAGGCCTAGATAATATAAGTACCTGCAGCACTAACAGTGAGGAGATGGATGAGAGCTCCTACCACATCCTGGGAAGTAACAGCAGTCTCCATAAAGCTGTGCAAAAGCCAACAAAGAATGGGAATACTGGGAAATCTCCCAGGTTTTTGGTTTTCTCAAAAATGACATctttcaggaaaacaaagcctGTCACAGCAGAAAATCAAGGAAGCAGCGGCTTCTTTGGTAGcaaggcaaaaccagaagaactggGTGCTGGGAAAGAGGATGAAGACACCGAAAGTTTACAGTCTTTTAAAAGTTATTCATCTGGTTTTGGTTTCCACAGGAAGGAAAGCTATGCCTCTGAGTATTCTGATGACGATGATTTATTCTGTGAGAGACCTGCAGGACTATTGAACAGAATGAGCCTGAGGAAGGCTTCTGGCTCTGGTCGGATACTGATGAAAGAGATAGATACAGATTCTACTTCTCCCACACTGGCAGCTGTCAAATATGCAGATGGACAAGTTTCAGCTTCATCTGAAAACAATGACAGTGAACCTTTGGAATATCCAAGAACTCGAAAATCTTTCCCTGAAAATgaatacaaaagaaacaaaaatgctgaGGGCAAGAAGTTCAGGACAAGGCTGGCCTTGGCACACAAATCCCTTTCAAGCTTATTTGAATCCAAatctccagaaaaagaaaacactgagcaAAGCTCAAGAGTATCACTGaaatatgaaaaagagaaagccaAACTTCGCCAGAGCACCTGgaaagcttttctaaaaagcaaggAGGCAGATGGACTAAAAAGGCCTGTCTTGGCAAGCTCATCACCCACACAGGAGAGTCTTAACACAAGTAGGGACCATGTGATGAGAACAACATCAGTAGAGAGACAGGATATTTCCAATGGACAAGCACTTTTGAAAACAGGAACAGCTAATGGCTCCTTGATAGATGCCAACTATTCTGACCCCTCTGTAGAGCCTGTTGATGTCTCTTCACCTGCAGATATGTGGAGGAAACGAATACAGTCTCATGACTTGGGCATGAATTACTCACAGAGTTCAGATTGTGATGAACAACAGGAGGCCCTGGGCAACAATTTAAATACTTCTCTAGAGGAATACTGGATGAAGTCTCCATTTAGTCCCAGTGACTTGCAGTTGCCTTTTAGTCAGTCAAGTCCATCATGTCCCCAGCTCTCAACTTATGAAGGTAAAGATATGCCATGTAGGCCCATGAGTCCTAAACCACAGAGTCCACGGTCCACTTCTCAATGCAAGAGCTTCCGTTATCCTGGAAGAATATGTGCCACTTCAATGATCTCTCTTGGGAACAGCACTGCAGTTGACAGCaatttggaagctcctgagaGACCAAAGACACTGAAACCTAGAGGTAGTCTTTTACTTTCTGTACACTCGTTGGACAATGAATACCAGAAGGATGACAGTGGGATAAGCAGTCAGTCCCAGATCAGCTTAAACACAGCCTTTTCCATTAGTGACATGCTCAGAGATGAGGTGAGTTGTTGTCTGGGAATGATTATTTGGTGGTTTCATTTGCAGAGTCTTTTCTCTTAATGTGGTTAAGGAATTCCAGTGAAACTCTGTTAATAGATGAGTGAACACACTGGTTAGATTAGTGCATAAAGGTGCTTCTTTGTCTAAGATAGGACGCACTAGTTAATCTCTGAGTTTCTGTTCCTGTTCTCAGGGAATAGGAATTGATACTCACTTTAAGGGAGGATTTACCACAAAAATCTGTACGAATGGAGTCATCACAACAGTGCTAATGCATAGTATGCCTCAGACAGACTGCACAGACACTGCCCTTTTTTAAAGCCGAGTCTTTAGCTGGATCTTACACCTCTAAGACAAGGCAGAATCGAGCCTCGTAAGTGTGTAGTAAATACGTTTCTGAGAGCAAAAGGCAACATCAGTTCCCATCATTAGCAGCCACTTTGTAGAAGTAAAATCCTTTTTGTAGACAGTGAGCAGATCTCTTTCAAAATACACAAGCATTTTACAGTCACCCTAGCTGTCCATTGATTCCTCTAGAGTCCTGTTCCACTTTTTctactgcaaacagaaaaaaaaaaaaaaaagaccatggATTCTGTCTGGGTTTTCTTTTGATGTTGTAGTGTACTCTAATCTTGGTAACCAGTTAGTTTACTTGTGCTAGACTGGATTTCACAGACTATATATTCAGTAAAGGCTTCTCAATTGATTCAGGCCATTAAAAACAGAGACTTCCTCTGTCAGGTGGCTCTTTATCCCAGAGAGGATTTCCCAAGTTGTTAGTGGCTGGGAGCTTAGGAATCTCTTTCTGTGGCCAAGCACAAACCACCAGAGAGTGATGGAGACTGGCCTCAGTGAACTGAGGCTTCTCACACTACCTTTCCAGTATTGCTGATGAGTTTTGACATTAAGAAATGGGCAGGACAGTTTTGTTgaacagattttcaaaaatggcACTTGAGAGAGGATGTCAGATTTTCTATCTGGTGCACTGCCCCAACCAGACACATTTCAGAGAGCTCAGGAATCTAGAATTCCTTGATCAATTCTGCAGCTAAGGGCTGGTTGTGTTAAATGGACTCTTGCACAGCCTTTGCTGGTTAGAAATGCTGCCTTTTGCCTTCATATCCCAGTTTATATTCAAGGTTTAAGATATCCCCTCCAAATGGTCTTAGCCTACCCTTACTCCTTCCTTATTTGGTGTTTTGTATAGAAACAAAGAAACCTTGGTTGggaaggacctcaggaggtcatctagtccagttTCCTTCTTCAGGCAGGACTAGTGGCAACACTATATGGACAAAGCTATGGCTTTGTCTAATGAAGTCTTGAAAATGTCCAAGGATAGAGATtctaccacctctctgggcaaggtGTTCCTGAGGAAATTTTTTTTCGTAATGCCCAACCAGAATTGTCCAAACTACAATTTCTGCCCATTGTCCCTTGTTGTATTGTCTGGGACTACTAAGAAGAGTCTGGATCCATCATCTATGTAATTACTCTTCAAACTGTTGCAGACTGCTGTTACATTGCTTTTAGTGTCCTCTTCATGAGCTTGAACAAGCCGAGTTCCCTTAACCTCTCCTCACATATTTTCAATGAAAGGGGTTTTTTAGCTATTGCTGTGTGGAATCTAAAGAAGCACACAGGTGGCAACATCAGAAGTAAGGGCAGTAGTACTGGAATAGCTGAGGGTGAAAGGGGGAAGATAATTTGCTTTATTGCTTTCTGTCCCCTGATTTACTTGAGCAAATCTTTTGTTTTCATGGGCATCAACTTAACGTACAAACTTTATTACTGAACACCACATTCCAAACAAGAGACCTGCAGTGTTACACTGACCTAGGAAAATGCAGGAAACTTGGATTATACAAGGTACTCTTAACGCACTGTCAACAGATGAAGCCTCTCAGAGGATGAATAAAATCACTGACCTGTAAATACCCAGATACCTAGATACCCAAAAGAGTATCTAGAAAAGAATGGAGAGAAGAGGCATGTGTGAAGCCTTGAATAGGCAAATCCACATCCTAGAATGCAACCATTAGGagcaaataaataattatttaaattgatTGTTAAATCGAGTAATTTAAGGAAAGTGATGAAAAATTTAGATAGTATCTAAGCCATATAAAAATGATTGAATTTTGCTGATTCTTCTGGGGGCTGCAGAATATGATATCTGAAATTGGTTAAATGCAGCTAGAGCCTAGAAATTAACATAACTGTCCCAGCTTTCAGGACACAACATCTAATCTATTAAAGCGGATAAGGCTTTTGTTTATTCCCAGTGTAGGTTTATTTGACATTGTGAAGTGAAGTAGAACTGTACCCAATTCTGTAGACAGTGGCTTTTGATAAGTAAAGCTGTTTTTATTGGGTATTTCTGAAAATACGACAGAGGCATTGAACAAAGAATGTTTGCAGTCTTAAGCCTTTCCAGCATAGATTTAACTGTCATCTAAACATTAAGGATGATCTTCCTTATGTATGTTGCTAACCCAGAAGGTCATAAAATTAAGTTTAATGgtggattaaaagaaaaagtattttatgttCCACATTGGTAGAGAGCATGACTTGATGGAATGctaaaaaaatgcataattgtGGAGTTCTTTGAGTTCAGATCCCTGCATGCGCTCCACTGGGGAGATATGCATATATTCCCCAAACCCCCAACCAGGTATTTTGCCAGCAGTCTCAGTATTTTTCATGCTATAGTGGTGCACCAAACTTTAATGGATCAGCTGCCATTCTGACTCCCTGTTGCCACTCACTTCCTGAGAGAGTTTGTCAgctagcatttttttaatttagtataGCATCTTTGGGGTAGCACAGTGGGGTTAGGTCTGCCCTTCCTCTTTATCGCTCACCCTAGTTCTTCAGTCCTATGTCTGTTCAGTCCTTACAGTATTGAAATCTCCAAATGTCAACACCTACGCACCCAGTTGGCATCTATTCCTGCTAAACAGGCACCATTTTATGTGTAGTGTTTAGGATGCACTGGGATTTCTCTAAGATGCATCATCGCATCTCCCCTTGGAGGTCAGAAAATCCAGGAGATTTTGCTTCACAGTGTTCCCGACGAGTCTTTGAGACTCAAGGCTGGCCTATGCCATACCCCATACACCAGGCCTAGAAATCTATGAGCTTTCAGAGAGCCTTCATTCAACAGACTGCCTCGTAAGAAAGATCGGCAGAGATGGGAAAGTGattaggaaaggagaaaagggataAAGTATcttcacctccatccctggaaaggtgatggagcaactcaTCCTGGCTGTCATCTCTAAGTATGTGgaagaaaagaaggtgatcaggagtaatCAGCATgaattcaccaaggggaaatcatgcttaaccaatctgaaagccttctatggtggaatgactggctgggtagatgaggggagagcagtatatgttgtctgccttgacttcagcaaggcttttgacaccgtctcccttaacatcctcataggcaagctcaggaggTGCGGCTTAGATGAGTGGACAgcgaggtggattgagaactgtctgaatggcagagctcagagggttgtgatcagcagcagagagtctagttggaggcctgtagctagcggtgtcccccgggggtcaatactgggcccagtattgttcaacttcttcatcagtgacctggatgaagggacagactgcaccttcagcaagtttgctgatacaaaactgggaggagtggctgatacaccagagagttgtgctgccattcagagagacctcgaGAGGCTGAATAAATGAttagagaggaacctcatgaagttcaataaaggcaagtgcagggtcctgcacctagggaaaaataaccccatgcaccaggacaggttcagggttgacctgctggaaagcagctctgcagagaaggacctgggagtcctggtgggcaacaagctgaccatgagccagcaatgtgcccttgtggccaagaaggcttTACAGAGGCCTGTTAATTTAATTAATCCAATTGTTTGTGACACAATTTTACTTAGGCAATTGTGCTATCCAGCAGGCAAGAGCAAACTGTCCTAATATATCCTGTATTTGGAGTGTAGCTTCCCCTCCTTGCCTCCATGCTCTTCCCTGATATGATGGGGTTAGGCATCAAATGCCAGCAGGATACACTCTCCTTTCCACAGAGAGCGTAGCAGGTGTGCAGGGTTCTAGACTGGCCAGTGGCAAACAAGAATTGATCTGGGACATGACTGTTGGTTAATTCAGAGTAGATAGGACATGCCCATAACAGTTTAAGGACTGTTGTGTCTGAGTTTTTCAAATGAACTGTGAGAGACTGGAGGGATACTATCGTCAGGACAAAAATTTTCTTGGCCCAAAAAGAGATTCCTGAGATCATCCGTTCCTTGAAATAGTTATCTTCCACCTTAAATTTTACTGACTGTAACACTGATGCTACCTGGAGTGGTAGTTTGATTCCTTGGGGCAttcttgattttaattttttccagtaTAAGAGATGTATTTTTGTGCAGCTatacacattaaaagaaaatgagagtgAAGTGCAAAGCACTGGGTTTAATATGTCAGACCTGCAGGCATCTAGGAAGCATTTTCACTTTCTATAGCTGAAGTACAGTGGGAAAAGCACAGACCGACAAGACTGGGCATTATTCCATTTTCAAAGACACTCTCTGTCTTTGGAAACAATACTATACAGACAGAGTGACCTAAATCCTAGTTGTAATGTTATTGTAATATGCCATCTAGAATGAGGGTGAAAAGGGCATGGTCTTGTGCAGAGGCAATGTATATTACACTGTCTTGAAGGatagcagagctgctgcttcaggaTGGAGTACCCCTAAGCCTCAGGAGGGTTGGACAGGCTGGCTTCAGCCCTCCAGCCCTCGTGGGAAGGCTTTTTCTTCTGAACAGTTCTGAGACCAGACAACTGAGCTATGCCACCCCCTTTTCAACctgatttaaagcaaataaaatttccAATCAACAAACTTTGTGTTTTGACCTGTTGCTTGTAAACAGGAGTCTAAACAGCAATGTCAAACACCACCTGAAAAGAGACCAAGTGAGAAATGGGTTCCCCATCACAAAAGAAGGCCCCCCCAGGTTCCA carries:
- the ARHGEF4 gene encoding rho guanine nucleotide exchange factor 4 isoform X4, with the translated sequence MEFNRCLGASAEEEKRRPEGGEDDTSDAGSSVVHEELDLVQMYLTCLPERYMKAKFTLAAYLTCWLVLKLCKKAYEKRLSASKKVCQRSAARRTASETEDITSKKRQLYIQTPEPVENYVSEGEFEDDLSSSIPSTIELEIRGSSQETDEDYFETLSHQSESLSDVKTEPYESASDTESVASDVTGETCLDSNCLSTEKKDLCCSLPKAKAETTLYELKRSRQLEFSQQVQLEVSSKTKVSPRKNELCIQMAKSEGEEVGEEEQTLTSDISNTDNQVSQRGIVSKTSRKLVVEGLQTKGEFESSKVQSYTNSIPTEDAVTEQKKQPAVLSIACLKANSESCLIFPEVQKLSFQSDAAPSCSLPNIHFETNGTYPESYTEASDFNCELHPMSNIKCSRGNSVNNEEITGKRIKQGSIEAMLTSDSFFYQSRLKSKSQPQLTRSEIAESKTWHSVPENIGAQGKREYVGNCYHLTDKFRWSCSRIHLQGLDFEYTWKNLGRVAVSPEKAIKVDDKSDIKRSLLNTSIDINRGQLSQLAGCCQYVDFNLHSKSETCGLSPEAVGMCASSLSSAQIDACECNPKQRETLSAMACEPVIINAEELMKNDQYKSKRDLEAHSFTCDINVASGIGDTENPVACLVGFPDVVENRDWDYSVNYVSTGRTQQNTLEDNGLDSELSGMEVMVGKKGLEDSSNIGFGWKVLETTLQPGGSNTGAEHKNSVQQNTSCKTGALRSHSEPVTNEHPTFQRKDEDSVFALEMTPRSDYIHQGRHLMNLPELKPALIIISVEQKGLQSKTLNDDLSTETVTGTLRDLVSKDLVSPHIVSKAHDDPERVLSECYSCEEQILSIHPFPSSAEVLPAWDTAEEKSEVSQQQIEKTDLVSFITSGKVESRSVTVPLGNNILVAEDRAGKYDEALLKSHSRTGVTTSEVEPHRARMDFELETERLKKSWAAETKDDRVTMEEEFKVHQGREEDMYITTAVTLEKDSISNLWQGDGADDDLQGPNITSEQGIGKLGTKGCNGSKEQTNICEDPSTRERKEGCAVEDTASSSKDSALNLDVSDVFNYSVKRETHNACRLGLDNISTCSTNSEEMDESSYHILGSNSSLHKAVQKPTKNGNTGKSPRFLVFSKMTSFRKTKPVTAENQGSSGFFGSKAKPEELGAGKEDEDTESLQSFKSYSSGFGFHRKESYASEYSDDDDLFCERPAGLLNRMSLRKASGSGRILMKEIDTDSTSPTLAAVKYADGQVSASSENNDSEPLEYPRTRKSFPENEYKRNKNAEGKKFRTRLALAHKSLSSLFESKSPEKENTEQSSRVSLKYEKEKAKLRQSTWKAFLKSKEADGLKRPVLASSSPTQESLNTSRDHVMRTTSVERQDISNGQALLKTGTANGSLIDANYSDPSVEPVDVSSPADMWRKRIQSHDLGMNYSQSSDCDEQQEALGNNLNTSLEEYWMKSPFSPSDLQLPFSQSSPSCPQLSTYEGKDMPCRPMSPKPQSPRSTSQCKSFRYPGRICATSMISLGNSTAVDSNLEAPERPKTLKPRGSLLLSVHSLDNEYQKDDSGISSQSQISLNTAFSISDMLRDEAGMSPSITSAVAFDILPLKLHPFSQSTPTGLDCVGWKQRISFPVIADGALDKTALTDDVGSEEDLYEDFRSSSHRYGHPGGGGEQLAINELISDGSVVYAEALWDHVTMDDQELGFKAGDVIEVMDATNKEWWWGRILDSEGWFPASFVRLRVNQDEPMEDYPLKVEGGKEDDSSSCTRRFGMGQTTKDQMRTNVINEIISTERDYIKHLKDICEGYIKQCRKRADMFTEEQLKTIFGNIEDIYRCQKKFVKALEKKFNKDHPHLSEVGSCFLEYQTEFQIYSEYCNNHPNACMELSRLTKVNKYVYFFEACRLLQKMIDISLDGFLLTPVQKICKYPLQLAELLKYTNPQHRDFKDVEAALNAMKNVARLINERKRRLENIDKIAQWQSSIEDWEGEDVLVRSSELIYSGELTKISHPQAKSQQRMFFLFDHQLVCCKKDLLRRDILYYKSRINMDDMEILDVEDGKDKDFNISVKNAFKLHCRDTEEVHLFCAKKPEQKQRWLKAFESERRQVQLDQETGFSITEVQKKQAMLNASKQHHTGKPKAVTRPYYDFLMRQKHPTLPTTLPQQQVFMLAEPKRKPSNFWQNISRLTPFRK